The Flavobacterium sp. 1 genome contains the following window.
TGATTCCATTCACGGCCACGATGCTTTCTTGATTGAATATAAACAATTAGACAAATTGCTTAAAGGAATTTTTAAGCTTGAAAAAAATATATCAAAATGAAAATATTAAAATTTGGAGGTAAGTCTTTGTCAAACGGAGACGGAATCAATAAGGTTGTGGCAATTATTGCCGGGAAAGTGAATAACGGAGAGCAGATTGCAGTTGTGGTTTCGGCACGCGGAAATGCCACGGACGAACTGGAAGATATATTGGCTTTGGCTTCGAAAAACGGAAATTATAAACCGCTTTTTGAAGATTTTAAAAACTATCAGCAAGATGTTTACGTCGATGTGGATTTGTCTGAAGAGTTTGGCAAACTGGAAAAACTTTTTGAAGGCGTGAGCCTGATTGGGGATTACAGCGTGAAAATTAAGGACGAAGTACTGTCCAAAGGAGAGTTGATTTCGGCTAAACTGCTGACTGCAATTTTAATTAAAAATGGCATAAAAGCTAATTTTTCAGACACGAGAGAATTGATAAAAACGGACTCTAATTACGGAGATGCACAACCGGTTGAACAGCTTTCGAAGAAAAATGTGGTGGCCTATTTTAAGGAGCATAACGGCGAAACGGTAAATGTTGTGACTGGTTTTATTGGTTCCAATAATAAAAATGAAGCAACTACGCTGGGAAGAAATGGTAGTAATTATACGGCTTCGTTACTTGCGAATTATCTTGATGCGACGGAACTTCAAAATTATACTCACGTTGACGGAATTTATACAGCAAACCCAGATCTGGTTTTGGATGCTAAAAAAATAGACTATTTGACGTTTAACGAAGCGAATGAGCTGGCCAATTTCGGAGCAACAATTTTGCATGCAAAGACTATCATTCCTCTGTTGGAAAAAAATATTCCGCTTCGTATTTTGAACACATTCAATCATGAAAATCAAGGGACGTTAATTACTTCCAATGCCAATAAAGAAGGAATTAAAACGCTTTCGGTTTTGGAAAATGTGGCTTTGGTGAATTTGGAAGGAAGGGGATTACTTGGGAAAACAGGTGTTGATGCCCGTATTTTTAAAGTGATGGGTGATAATGATATTAGCGTTAGCATCATTTCGCAAGGTTCGTCTGAAAGAGGAATCGGAATTGTGGTTGATGCTGATAAAGCGACTCGTGCGATGATTGAATTGGAGCGAGAATTTGAAAACGACTTTTATTCTAAAGACGTTAATAAAATTACTGTTACCGATAATGTTTCGGTAATTTCGATTATTGGTCAGGATTTGAGTACTTTTCATAAACCGTACACAGCTTTAATCAAAAACAAAATTGTTCCTATCCTTTTCAATAATACGGTTACGGGCAAAAATGTGAGTTTGGTGGTGAAAAAATCGGAGCTGAACAAAGCTCTGAACGTTATTCATGGAGAGATTTTTGGAGTTTCCAAGAAAATAAATATTGCGATTTTTGGACACGGATTGGTAGGAGGAACGTTGATTAACCAAATTTTGGAATCATCTGGAGCTATCGAAAAACGCAAAGGAATCAAATTGAATGTTTTTGCGATTGCGAATTCTAAAAGTATTCTTCTTAATAAAAACGGTGTTTCACCAAACTGGAGAAATGAAATCCAAACAGCTGGAATTTCTTATACAATTGAAGATGTTATTGCTTACGCAAATGAGCACCACTTGGAGAATTTGATTGCCATTGATAACTCGGCTTCTACTTCTTTTGTTGAAAATTATATCAAATTGGCAGAAAACAGTTTTGACTTGATTTCGTCTAATAAAGTAGCCAATACATTGAGTTATTCGTTTTACAAAGAGCTGCGACAAGTATTGGAAGAAAACCAAAAAACATATTTGTATGAAACGAACGTAGGTGCAGGTTTGCCATTGATTGATACGATAAAATTATTGCACTTATCGGGTGAAAATATCACTAAGATAAAGGGCGTTTTCTCGGGAACTTTGAGCTATTTGTTCAATAATTTTTCTGCGAAAGATGCCCCGTTCAGCGAAATATTAAAAGAAGCCATCGATAACGGTTACACCGAACCAGACCCAAGAGAAGACCTTTGCGGAAATGACGTAGGTAGAAAATTATTGATATTGGCTAGAGAATTAGACCTGCAAAATGAGTTTGAGGAGATTTCGATTCAGAATTTAATTCCGGAGCATTTGCGTGAAGGAGATGTTTCTGATTTCTTAAATAAATTATCAGAGTTTGACCCAATTTATGCTAAAATTAAAGCAGATCAGCAACCAAACCATGTGTTGCGATACATCGGGGAATTATCTGGTGATTTGCAAAATGATAAAGGGAATCTGGAAGTAAAATTGGTTTCGGTGCCAAAAGAAACTGCTTTGGGCGGATTGAAAGGTTCGGATTCTTTCTTCGAAATTTACACGGAATCTTATGGAGACCGACCAATCGTGATTCAAGGAGCTGGAGCGGGATCGGCAGTAACAGCGAGAGGAGTTTTTGGAGATATTTTGAGATTATCGGATAAAGGGTAATGATTTAAGATTGCAGATTTTAGATATAAAAATAACCGTTGAATCTGCGTTAGAAAAATCGCATTATCAGCATTAAAAAAATTATGATAGAAGTTTTTAGGGGGTCGTATTTTGAAGCAATGAATGTTAGAAATTTATTAGAAGGAAAAGAAATTTCAGTTTTTACTCAAAATGAATATATGTCAAATATTGAGCCTTGGGTTGTTGCATCGGGAGGTTTAAATCCTGTAAAACTTCAAGTCGATGAATTGGATTTAGACGTATCAAGAATAATAGTTGATGATTATTTAAATGGCAATAATAATTTAGAAACTGGAGAAAAATAAAAAAATTCGCATCATTAGCGTTTAAAAAAACAAGCAAAATGAAAATAACACTTAACAGAGTAAACGACAACTTCCATTTTGAATTAAAAAATGAACGAGGTCACATTGTAAATGTTGATGCCCGTCCAGAATTTGGAGGAAATGATATGGGGCCAAGCCCAATGGAATTAGTATTAATGGGTGTCGCTGGCTGCAGTGGAATTGATATGATTTCGATTCTAAAAAAACAGCGCCAGGAAATCACTTCTTTCAAGGCTGAGGTAGAAGGCGAACGCGTACAAGTTGGCGAAGCAAAACCATTCAAAGATATTTATGTAGTTTTTTCTTTGGAAGGAAATATTAAAGAAGACAAAGCAGCAAAAGCAGCACAATTGTCTTTTGATAAATATTGCTCAGTTTCTAAAACGGTAGAACCAACGGCAACAATACATTACAAAGTAGTTTTGAATGGAGTGGAATTAGCGAAAATCTAAGACCACAAACAGCAAACTATCAACCATAAACATATTAAAATGAGCGAAGAAGAATTTGGTTTTGAAACACAGGCCATCCGTAACCAATTAGAAAGAACACAATTTTTGGAGCATTCAGTGCCTCTTTACTTAACGTCTAGTTTTGTATTTGAAGATGCTGAAGACATGCGTGCTTCTTTTGCAGATGAGAAAGACCGCAATATTTACAGTCGATACAGTAATCCAAATACCAACGAATTCGTTGATAAAGTTTGCAAAATGGAAGGTGCTGAAGCTGGTTTTGCATTTGCATCAGGAATGGCTGCGGTGTATTCTACTTTTACTGCTTTGTTGAAATCAGGAGATCATATCGTTTCTGCCAGCAGTGTTTTTGGGGCAACCCATTCCTTGTTTGTGAATTATTTTCCAAAGTGGGGAATCGAAACTTCCTATTTTGATCTTACTAAACCGGAAACCATTGAGAGTTTTATAAAACCAAATACGAAGATACTTTTTGCCGAATCGCCAACCAACCCAGCTGTTGATATTATTGATTTAGAACTTTTGGGAGCGATTGCCAAAAAACATAACTTGATTTTAATTATCGACAACTGTTTTGCTACGCCTTATCTTCAGCAGCCTATAAAATGGGGAGCGCATTTGGTAGTGCATTCTGCAACTAAATTGATTGATGGTCAAGGAAGAGTATTAGGAGGAATCACAGTAGGAAATGCCGATTTGATAAAAGATATTTATTTGTTTTCTCGACTGACAGGCCCTTCATTATCGCCTTTTAATGCTTGGGTATTGTCTAAAAGCTTGGAAACATTAGCAATTCGTGTTGATCGACACTGTGAAAATGCAATGAAAGTAGCTGAGTTTTTAGAAAGACATCCAAACGTAAATACCGTTAAATATCCATTCTTGAAGTCGCATCCGCAATACGAATTGGCCAAAAAGCAAATGAAATTAGGAGGGAATATTGTTGCTTTTGAAATTAAAGGCGGAATCGAAGCAGGAAGAGCCTTTTTGGATAAAATAAGATTGTGTTCATTGTCTCCAAATCTGGGTGATACCAGAACAATCGTAACACATCCGGCCTCTACAACTCACAGTAAATTGACTGTGGAAGAACGTTTGGCAGTGAGCATTACAGATGGATTGGTACGTGTTTCCGTAGGGCTTGAAACCGTGGAAGATGTTATTGCAGATTTAAAGCAGGCGCTTTCATAAATAATATTAATTTTAGAATGATGATTAATGATTTTAGATTGCAGATTTGTATTGCTTTCAAAAATTGTTAATCATCATTTATTTTTTTTAAAATTTGATTCACATTTTCTCTTATCATATGAAACCAAGACTTATCATTTTATCGGATTTGTGGGGAAAAGAAAAATCAGACTGGGTTTCTGGTTATGTTGAATTATTGAAGGATAAATTCGAAATTCAATATTATGATTGCTGTGAATTGGGCGAAATTGACAAAACATATTATACCGAAGAAAATCTCCATAGTCAGTTTATTAATGGAGGAATAGAGAAAGGTATGGAGAATCTTTTGAAAAGAGAAAAGAATCAAATCGATATTCTAGCTTTCAGTATAGGCGGAACGATTGCTTGGAAAGCAGCTTTAAAAGATTTGAAAGTTAGAAATTTATTAGCGGTTTCATCAACAAGATTACGGTGTGAGGATAAAATTCCTAATGGAGCAATAAAACTATATTATGGAGAAAATGACAGTAATATTCCAAACAAGAATTGGCTTCAAACACATTCGATAGATTTTGAAATCATAAAAAATAAAGAACACGATTTCTATACTGAAAAGGAATTTGCAGATTCAATTTGTGCCGAAATTTTAAAATAGTTTCATACAATTTGCTGATAAAAGGATAAAGTTTGTAGTTTCGTAAATATAATTTCAATGTGATTTAAATCTTAAAATCAAAAACATTCTAAATGCTTTCAAAGAAAACAAAATACGGAATTAAGGCTTTGACATTTTTGGCCAGACGTGAGAATAAAGAGCCTGTTGCTATTGCTGAAATTGCCCAAAGCGAGCATATATCAATTAAATTTCTGGAAAGTATTTTGTTATTACTCAGAAACTCTGGTTTTTTAGGAGCAAAAAAAGGAAAAGGCGGTGGCTACTATCTGATAAAAGACCCAAAAGATATCAGTATGGCCAAAGTATATCGCATCCTCGAAGGACCAATCGCTTTGCTTCCTTGCGCGAGTCACAATTTTTATGAAAGATGTGATGATTGTGACGACGAAACCAATTGTGGCGCACGTCGCTTAATGACTCAGGTTAGGGACAATACGCTTAAGGTTCTTGAAAATAACACTCTGGCAGACATTGCATTATAATTTATTAAATTTTATTTAAAAATAATTTTGAATTTAAAAAAAAGTGTTACTTTTGCAAAGTAATCTAGTAAGCCGATAGGGTAATGGATTTAAATAAAAATCAAATCTGCTTTTTCTCTCTCCTTTGGAGAGGGTTGGGTTGAGGAAAACATAAAAGATATGAGCACAGCAATAGCAAATACTTTATTAGAGAAAACAGCAGGTTTTTCCATTGAGGAAACCTTAGCTTTTTTAGCTAATGAATACAAAGGGAAAGTAGTTTTTTCGACTTCATTTGGTCAGGAAGACCAGGTTATAACCGTTTTGATTGCCAAAAATGAGTTACCGATAAATATTTTTACCCTTGACACAGGAAGATTATTTCAAGAAACCTATGATGTTTTTCATAGAACAATAAAAAAATACAAAGTAGCTATTCAAACTTATTTTCCAGAAGCCAGCGATGTAGAAAATTTATTGAATAAAAAAGGACCGAACAGTTTTTATGAATCGGTAGAGAACAGAAAGGAATGTTGTTTTATTCGAAAAGTAGCGCCATTGACCAAAGCTTTGAAAGGAAATGAAATTTGGATCACTGGTTTACGTGCCGAGCAATCAGAAAATAGAAATGATTTGGCAGTATTTGAATACGATGCACATTTCAATATTATAAAATTCAATCCATTGTTGAAATGGAGTTTGGCTGATGTTCAAAAGTATATTGATGATAATAACGTACCGCAAAACGCTTTACACAAAAAGGGTTTTGTAAGTATCGGTTGTGCGCCATGTACGAGAGCTATTGCCGAAGGAGAAGATATCAGAGCAGGAAGATGGTCATGGGAATCTAGTCATAAAGAATGCGGATTACACCAGAAGTAGGAAGGCAGATTTAGAGAATAGAAAATAGAATAAAGAGAATAGAAATAACAATAATAGTTGAGAGATTTTAGTCGAAGCCACAACAAGCTGAAACTTTAAACTTTAAACTTTTAAACTTAAAAAATGAGTTCAATATTAAAAACAAATGCTTTAGAAAGCGAAGCAATTTACATATTCAGAGAAGTAATTTCTCAATTTGACAAACCCGTTTTGCTTTTTTCAGGCGGTAAAGATTCAATTACATTAGTGCGTTTGGCGCAAAAAGCATTTTTCCCAGCCAAAATTCCTTTTCCATTGCTACACGTGGATACAGGACATAATTTCCCTGAAACGATTGCCTTTAGAGATAAATTGGTTGCTGAATTAGGTTTGGAATTAATCGTTCGTAACGTACAGGATGCTATTGACCAAGGTAAAGTAGTGGAAGAATCTGGTAAATATTCCAGCAGAAACAGTTTGCAGACGACTACATTATTAGACGCTATCGAAGAATTTAAATTTGATGCTTGTATAGGTGGAGCGCGTCGTGATGAAGAAAAAGCAAGAGCAAAAGAGCGTATTTTTTCTGTTCGTGATGATTTTGGACAATGGGATGAAAAAAACCAACGCCCTGAATTATTTGATCTTTTGAACGGAAAAATTGAAAATGGTCAAAACGTTCGTGTTTTTCCAATTTCAAACTGGACCGAATTGGATGTTTGGAGTTATATAGAACAAGAACAAATCGAAATTCCGTCGATTTACTTTTCACACAAACGTAAAGTGTTTATTAGAGACGGTATGATTTGGTCACATTCTCCTTTTGTGTACCAAGAAGAAGATGAAGAAATAGAAGAAAGAATTGTTCGTTTTAGAACTGTTGGAGATATGAGCTGTACCGCTGCGGTAGATTCGTATGCTGCAACAATTGCTGAAGTTGTTGGCGAAATCAGATCTTCGACTATTTCAGAAAGAGGAGCCAGAATCGATGACAAACGTTCTGAAGCTGCTATGGAAAAAAGAAAACAACAAGGGTACTTTTAGAAAACAATTATAAATTATGAATTATAAATTATGAATTGTTCCGACACATTTAAAATTTAAAATTCAACATTTAAAATAAAAAAATCAAATTTAGAAGTTTACATAGAGGTGTTTTGGAAATCTTAAACCTTAAACTTTAAACAAAAAATAAGAATGGAAGTTTTAAAAATAGCAACAGCTGGAAGCGTAGATGACGGAAAGAGTACTTTAATCGGAAGGTTATTATATGATACACAATCTTTAACTACCGATAAATTAGAAGCAATAGAAAAAAGCAGTAAGCAAAAAGGATACGATTATTTAGATTTTTCTTTGGCTACCGATGGTTTGGTTGCCGAGAGAGAACAAGGAATTACAATTGACGTAGCGCATATTTATTTTTCGACTGCGAAAAAAAGTTACATTATTGCCGATACTCCGGGTCACGTAGAATATACTCGTAACATGGTTACCGGTGCATCGACTTCACAAGTGTCCATCATTTTGATCGATGCCCGTAAAGGAGTTATTGAGCAAACGTACCGTCACTTTTTTATCAATAATTTATTGAGAGTAAAAGATGTGATTGTTGCGGTAAACAAAATGGATTTGGTTGATTATTCGGAAGAAGTTTATAATAAAATCAAAGCTGATTTTCAGGCATTAAATGCAAAAAGCGCCTACAAAGAACAAAACGTAAGCTACATTCCGTTAAGTGCTTTAACAGGAGATAATGTAGTGGAAACATTAGGAAAAATGCCTTGGTACACTGGACAAACTATTCTGCAGCATTTGGAAGGTTTAGAGCCAAAAGATATTTACGATAACGGACAAGCTCGTTTCCCAGTGCAGACAGTAATTCGTCCAAAAACGGAAGAATACCACGACTTTAGAGGATATGCTGGAAAATTATACGGAAACAATATCAAAGTTGGAGATGCCGTTACAGTATTGCCTTCTTTGACAGAATCAAAAGTGACTAACATTCACTTTTTTGACCAACAGTTTGATGAAGCTACGGCTGGTTCTTCAATTACTATCGAATTGGAAAATGACATCAATGTGACAAGAGGCGATATGATTGTAAAATCTAATGAGCTTCCTAGAGTTGAAAAAGACATCACAACAACAGTTTGCTGGATGGACAGCAAGAAATTAGTGGCTGGCGCAAAGTATTTTGTGCAGCACAATACCAATAGAGTTTTGGCAAAAATTGACAGTGTGAAAAATGTAATCGCAACCGATTATTCTGGAACAACCCCAGCAACTCAATTAGCTATTAATGAAATTGGAGAAGTGACCATTAAATTGAGCAAAGCCATTTATTTTGATGCTTACACAGACAATAAATCAAATGGAGCCTTCATCTTGATAGATGCCGCAACCAACACAACAGCAGGAGTTGGATTTATAAAATAGTTGATAGTTAATGGCTTGTAGTTGATAGTTATGATTACAACGGCCATACACCAGCAACAATAGACAATAGACAAAAAAAACTAAATAAGATGCAAAGTTTTAGAGACGAAATAGAAAACCCGATTGTCCAAAAAGAGATTATCGATTTAGAGAAAAAGATTTATTCTTTCCGTAACGGACAAATCGATGATGAGCGTTTTCGCAGTCTTCGTTTAGCACGCGGAATTTACGGTCAGCGTCAGGAAGGTGTGCAGATGATTCGTATTAAATTGCCTTACGGAAAAGTAACTAGCGAACAATTGAATAGAATTACTGAAGTTTCAGATAAATATTCTACAGGACGGTTGCATATAACAACCCGTCAGGATATCCAAATTCACTATGTTAGTTTAGACAGAACGCCTGAGCTTTGGGCAGACTTGGCCAAAGACAATATTACGTTGCGTGAAGCTTGTGGAAACACAGTTCGTAATATTACAGGAAGTGAATTGGCCGGTGTAGATGTTGACGAACCTTTTGATGTGACGCCTTATGCACATGGTTTATTTGAATATTTGTTGCGTAACCCAATTTGTCAGGAAATGGGACGTAAGTTCAAAATATCATTCTCATCTTCTGATAAAGATACGGCTTTGAGTTATTTACACGATTTAGGATTTATTCCAAAAATTGTAAATGGCGAAAAAGGTTTCAAAATTATGTTTGCAGGTGGTTTGGGTTCACAGCCAAGTCACGCTGAATTGCTTTCAGAATTCGTACCGGTAAACCAAATTATTCCAACTGCGGAAGGAATCATCAGAGTTTTTGACCGTCACGGAGAAAGAGCAAAACGTTTGAAAGCACGTATGAAATTCTTAATCAAAGACCTAGGTCGTGATGAATTTTTACGTTTAGTGGAAGAAGAGAAAAAAGCATTGCCTTTCCACTCTTACGAAATAGATACGACTGCATTTGAAGGTCCAATTACAGAACCTTTATTAGCTGTGCCTTCAGCAACAATTGATGATGCAGCAGCTTTTGAAGTTTGGAAA
Protein-coding sequences here:
- the thrA gene encoding bifunctional aspartate kinase/homoserine dehydrogenase I; translation: MKILKFGGKSLSNGDGINKVVAIIAGKVNNGEQIAVVVSARGNATDELEDILALASKNGNYKPLFEDFKNYQQDVYVDVDLSEEFGKLEKLFEGVSLIGDYSVKIKDEVLSKGELISAKLLTAILIKNGIKANFSDTRELIKTDSNYGDAQPVEQLSKKNVVAYFKEHNGETVNVVTGFIGSNNKNEATTLGRNGSNYTASLLANYLDATELQNYTHVDGIYTANPDLVLDAKKIDYLTFNEANELANFGATILHAKTIIPLLEKNIPLRILNTFNHENQGTLITSNANKEGIKTLSVLENVALVNLEGRGLLGKTGVDARIFKVMGDNDISVSIISQGSSERGIGIVVDADKATRAMIELEREFENDFYSKDVNKITVTDNVSVISIIGQDLSTFHKPYTALIKNKIVPILFNNTVTGKNVSLVVKKSELNKALNVIHGEIFGVSKKINIAIFGHGLVGGTLINQILESSGAIEKRKGIKLNVFAIANSKSILLNKNGVSPNWRNEIQTAGISYTIEDVIAYANEHHLENLIAIDNSASTSFVENYIKLAENSFDLISSNKVANTLSYSFYKELRQVLEENQKTYLYETNVGAGLPLIDTIKLLHLSGENITKIKGVFSGTLSYLFNNFSAKDAPFSEILKEAIDNGYTEPDPREDLCGNDVGRKLLILARELDLQNEFEEISIQNLIPEHLREGDVSDFLNKLSEFDPIYAKIKADQQPNHVLRYIGELSGDLQNDKGNLEVKLVSVPKETALGGLKGSDSFFEIYTESYGDRPIVIQGAGAGSAVTARGVFGDILRLSDKG
- a CDS encoding putative signal transducing protein, with translation MIEVFRGSYFEAMNVRNLLEGKEISVFTQNEYMSNIEPWVVASGGLNPVKLQVDELDLDVSRIIVDDYLNGNNNLETGEK
- a CDS encoding OsmC family protein → MKITLNRVNDNFHFELKNERGHIVNVDARPEFGGNDMGPSPMELVLMGVAGCSGIDMISILKKQRQEITSFKAEVEGERVQVGEAKPFKDIYVVFSLEGNIKEDKAAKAAQLSFDKYCSVSKTVEPTATIHYKVVLNGVELAKI
- a CDS encoding PLP-dependent aspartate aminotransferase family protein, with translation MSEEEFGFETQAIRNQLERTQFLEHSVPLYLTSSFVFEDAEDMRASFADEKDRNIYSRYSNPNTNEFVDKVCKMEGAEAGFAFASGMAAVYSTFTALLKSGDHIVSASSVFGATHSLFVNYFPKWGIETSYFDLTKPETIESFIKPNTKILFAESPTNPAVDIIDLELLGAIAKKHNLILIIDNCFATPYLQQPIKWGAHLVVHSATKLIDGQGRVLGGITVGNADLIKDIYLFSRLTGPSLSPFNAWVLSKSLETLAIRVDRHCENAMKVAEFLERHPNVNTVKYPFLKSHPQYELAKKQMKLGGNIVAFEIKGGIEAGRAFLDKIRLCSLSPNLGDTRTIVTHPASTTHSKLTVEERLAVSITDGLVRVSVGLETVEDVIADLKQALS
- a CDS encoding alpha/beta hydrolase, whose protein sequence is MKPRLIILSDLWGKEKSDWVSGYVELLKDKFEIQYYDCCELGEIDKTYYTEENLHSQFINGGIEKGMENLLKREKNQIDILAFSIGGTIAWKAALKDLKVRNLLAVSSTRLRCEDKIPNGAIKLYYGENDSNIPNKNWLQTHSIDFEIIKNKEHDFYTEKEFADSICAEILK
- a CDS encoding Rrf2 family transcriptional regulator, producing MLSKKTKYGIKALTFLARRENKEPVAIAEIAQSEHISIKFLESILLLLRNSGFLGAKKGKGGGYYLIKDPKDISMAKVYRILEGPIALLPCASHNFYERCDDCDDETNCGARRLMTQVRDNTLKVLENNTLADIAL
- a CDS encoding phosphoadenylyl-sulfate reductase, encoding MSTAIANTLLEKTAGFSIEETLAFLANEYKGKVVFSTSFGQEDQVITVLIAKNELPINIFTLDTGRLFQETYDVFHRTIKKYKVAIQTYFPEASDVENLLNKKGPNSFYESVENRKECCFIRKVAPLTKALKGNEIWITGLRAEQSENRNDLAVFEYDAHFNIIKFNPLLKWSLADVQKYIDDNNVPQNALHKKGFVSIGCAPCTRAIAEGEDIRAGRWSWESSHKECGLHQK
- the cysD gene encoding sulfate adenylyltransferase subunit CysD, which codes for MSSILKTNALESEAIYIFREVISQFDKPVLLFSGGKDSITLVRLAQKAFFPAKIPFPLLHVDTGHNFPETIAFRDKLVAELGLELIVRNVQDAIDQGKVVEESGKYSSRNSLQTTTLLDAIEEFKFDACIGGARRDEEKARAKERIFSVRDDFGQWDEKNQRPELFDLLNGKIENGQNVRVFPISNWTELDVWSYIEQEQIEIPSIYFSHKRKVFIRDGMIWSHSPFVYQEEDEEIEERIVRFRTVGDMSCTAAVDSYAATIAEVVGEIRSSTISERGARIDDKRSEAAMEKRKQQGYF
- a CDS encoding sulfate adenylyltransferase subunit 1, with product MEVLKIATAGSVDDGKSTLIGRLLYDTQSLTTDKLEAIEKSSKQKGYDYLDFSLATDGLVAEREQGITIDVAHIYFSTAKKSYIIADTPGHVEYTRNMVTGASTSQVSIILIDARKGVIEQTYRHFFINNLLRVKDVIVAVNKMDLVDYSEEVYNKIKADFQALNAKSAYKEQNVSYIPLSALTGDNVVETLGKMPWYTGQTILQHLEGLEPKDIYDNGQARFPVQTVIRPKTEEYHDFRGYAGKLYGNNIKVGDAVTVLPSLTESKVTNIHFFDQQFDEATAGSSITIELENDINVTRGDMIVKSNELPRVEKDITTTVCWMDSKKLVAGAKYFVQHNTNRVLAKIDSVKNVIATDYSGTTPATQLAINEIGEVTIKLSKAIYFDAYTDNKSNGAFILIDAATNTTAGVGFIK